The Gadus macrocephalus chromosome 20, ASM3116895v1 genome includes a region encoding these proteins:
- the ndp gene encoding norrin: MRPSLSVGSPLGLLLALVCCPLLGLAHAATSNNKASEKSYAHLAEVDPDRCMRHHFVETITHPIYKCNSKMVLLARCEGHCSHTSRSDPLVSFSSVLKQPFKSTCTCCRPHTSKLKAVRLRCAGGSRITATYRYILACICEECS, translated from the exons ATGAGGCCCTCTCTCTCGGTGGGCTCCCccctggggctgctgctggccctggtgtgctgccccctgctgggcctGGCGCACGCCGCCACCAGCAACAACAAGGCCAGCGAGAAGAGCTACGCGCACCTGGCCGAGGTGGACCCCGACCGCTGCATGAGGCACCACTTTGTGGAGACCATCACCCACCCCATCTACAAGTGCAATTCCAAG ATGGTGCTGCTGGCGCGCTGCGAGGGCCACTGCAGCCACACCTCCCGCTCTGACCCCCTGGTGTCCTTCAGCTCGGTGCTCAAGCAGCCCTTCAAGAGCACCTGCACCTGCTGCCGGCCGCACACCTCCAAGCTGAAGGCCGTGCGGCTGCGCTGCGCTGGGGGCAGCCGCATCACCGCCACCTACCGATACATCCTGGCCTGCATCTGTGAGGAGTGCAGCTGA